The stretch of DNA GATGGGCGGATCGTTCTTCTACGAGAAGATCAAGGATCCGGGCAGCGCCGCCGTCTATGCCGCGATCGATTACGTCTATTACTCGCCCAAGGGTGCCGACATCACCAAGCGTAGCTGGGGCGTGTTCGATCAGGCTTCGTACGAAATCCTGGATCACCTGACGCTGACCGGCGGCGTGCGCTATTCCAAGGACTATCAGGCCCAGGGCGCCTCGCTCACCTATTCCTGCGCGCTCAGCGCCTATCCGGTGACGAACTTCTCGCAGGTCTACAACCTCACCGCGACCACGCCGGGATGCTACGGCGCCTCGACCGGAGCTTCGGGTTCGGGCAGCTGGGACAAGGTGACGTGGAAGGCCGGTCTGGATTACCAGATGACGCCGACGACGCTGATCTACGCCTCGGCGATCAGCGGCTACAAGCCGGGCGGTGTCCAGCCTGCCGCGCCCGACGGTGTGTCCAAGACCTACAACCCCGAAGATGTCGTCAGCTACGAAGCCGGTGTGAAGACCCGTCTGCTGGACGACAAGCTGACTTTGCGGGCGGCGGCTTTCTGGGTGGACTACACCAATCTGCAGGTGTTCCAGGTGGCCTCGACCACGTCGGGCGTCAGCCTCGTCACCTTCAATGCCGCCAAGGCGCGCAGCCGCGGTGTCGAGCTGGAAACCACCTGGGAAATCAGCCCGGTCGATCACTTCAGCGGCTTCATCAACTACCTCGACGCCACGTACACCCAGTACACCAACGGCATCGACGGTCGTGACAGCAGCGTGATCCCCAGCCTGACCGGATATCAGCTTCCGCAGGCGCCGCACTGGCAGATGCGCGGGCAGTATTCGCATGACTTCCTGCTGGGCAACGGCGGCAAGATCACGCCGATGGCGGCGGTCTATTTCCAGACCGAGAGCTTCACCGAGGCCAACAACGTCAGCTGGTATCGCGTCGCGCCCTACACCAAGACGACGCTGACCCTCACCTGGACCGATCCCACCGACAAGTGGCAGGTCTCGGCCTTCGTCGACAACCTTGAGAACAACAAGGTCCGCACCGGCGACTGGGCAAGCTCGGGCGAGGTCTATTCCGACTTTGCACCGCCGCGCACCTGGGGCCTGCGCGCGTCTTGGCATTACTGAGACCCACCCTTGGCCGGGGCCGCTTTTCCGTAGCGGCTCCGGCCCCCTTTCGATATCCTGACGGGAGCGCCCGAGATGATCCGCAAACTGTCCCTGACTCTGCTCGCGGCGACCACGCTTTGCGCAGGCGCATCGGTTGAAGCTGCTCCGAAGGCGCCGACCGTGAAAGTTCAGCAGGGTGTTCTGTCGGGCACCGTCGATCAGGGTATCACCAGTTTCAAGGGCATTCCCTATGCCGCGCCGCCGGTCGGGCCGCTGCGCTGGCGCGCACCGCAGGCCCCGGCGCACTGGCAGGGCGTGCGCCGCGCCGACAGGTTCGGCTTCATCTGTACCCAGCCCGATATTCCCGGCGGCCCCGGCCTGCCGCAGAGCGAAGACTGCCTGACGCTCAACGTCTGGAAGCCATCGGCACCCGCAAAGGGGAAGCGCCCGGTGATGCTGTGGATCCACGGCGGCGGCAGCTTCATGGGGGCGGGCTCCGACCCGCTCTATGACGGCAGCGCACTGGCGCGCGAAGGCGTGGTGGTGGTGTCGATCAACTACCGCCTCGGTGCGCTGGGATACTTCGTGCATCCGGCGCTGAGCGGGGCTGCTGCGGACGTGAAGGCGGATGGCGGGATGCTTGCCAATTACGGCCTGATGGACCAGCTTGCCGCGATGCGCTGGGTGAAGCGCAATATCGCCGCGTTCGGTGGCGATCCCGCCAATGTGACGATTTTCGGGGAATCCGCAGGCGGCTGCTATGTCGATATGTGGATGACCTCGCCCGTGGCGCGCGGGCTCTTTGCCAGGGCGATCACCGAATCCTGCCCCGGCTTCATCGAGAGCCGCACCATGGCCGAAGGCACGCAGCGCGGCGAGGCGCTGGCCAGGGCGCTCGGCGTCGAGGGTGCGGGGCCTGAGGCGCTCGCTCGCCTGCGCGCGCTCCCCGCCGCAGACTTCGTGACCAGGGCGGCGATCAAGGGCACCTATCCTTTCATAGATGGGAAGATTGTGCCCGAAGATCCGTTCCGGGCAGCGCAGGCAGGCCATGCCGCACGCGTGCCGTGGCTGATCGGCTCGAACAGCTTCGATGCCAGCTATCTGCCCTATTTCGGTGTCGATATCTCCAAGCCGCTGGCCGCGTATACGCCCGCCGACCAGTCGCGCATTCTGGCGGCCTACACGCCGCCCGGTGCCGATGATGTGGCGAAGCACCGCGCACCGATGGCGTTCCTTTCCGACATGGTGATGGGCGCGAGCGACCGCTTGTTCGCGACGCAGGCTGCGGCTGTCGGCGCGCCGACGTGGATCTACAGTTTCCGCTACGAAGGTTCCGCCACAAAGCCGGATTCGCTGGGCGTTCCGCATGGCGGCGAACTGCCATACGTTTTCGGCAATGCCGGACAGGGCATCGCGCTGGTGAGCGCAAAGGATCATGCGGTGTCGTCCGAGGTGCGCCGCGTCTGGACCGACTTCGCCAAAGGCCGCCTGCCGCTCGCGCAATCGTGGAGCAGCGCGCGTCGGACGCTGGTGTTCGGCACCGATGGCACACTTTCCACGCCGCAGGACTACCACCGCGCCCGGCTCGATCTGGCGACACCTTTCGCGCGCGACAATGCGGGGCGATGGGACCCGTGAGCCCGACCGGCCCCACTCCGAACACTTTGAATATCAAGACGAATGGAATTGACGACGTGACTGTTTCTCCTGCCGCCCCCGGCGACGAATACGCGCAGAGCCTGGAGGCGCGCGGGATGCCCGCATTGCCTGCCGCGCCCGCGCGCGACCGGGGCGAAGGACCGTTCGAGCGGCTGGTGCTGCGCGGCGCCACGGTGATCGACGGCACCGGCGCGCCGCCGTGGGGGCCGGTGGATATCGTCGTCGAGAACGGACGGATTACCGGGCTGCACGCGGTGGGCGTCCCCGGCCGCGCGATCAATCCCGAGCGTCGTCCGGGCGCGGGAACGCGCGAGATCGACTGCCACGGCAAGTTCGTGACGCCGGGCTTCGTCGATGCCCATGCCCATATCGGCTGGCCCGCCCATGCTGCGCGCGGCGCCCAGCCTCGGGCAGACTACATCTACAAACTGTGGCTGGCACACGGCGTCACCACCGTTCGCGAGATGGGCTCGATCAACGGCCTTGGCTGGTCGCTGTCGGAAAAGGCGCGCGCGGCAAGCCACGAGATCGCGGCGCCGCGCCTGCTGGTCCATGCCTATTTCCCCGCCGTCAACGACATGCTCAAGACCATCCATTCGCCGCAGCAGGCGCGCGAATGGGTGCAGGGCATCGCGGCACGCGGCGCGGACGGCATCAAGTTCTTCGGCGGCGCACCCAGCCTGATGCGCAGCGCGATCGAGGAAGCGAACGCGCTGGGTCTGCGCACCGGCTGTCACCATGCCCAGCAGGCAGTGGGGCGCGCTAATGCCATGACCACGGCGAAGTGGGGCCTCACCAGCGCCGAGCATTTCTATGGCCTGCCCGAAGCGCTGTTCGACGACCGCCTGCTTCAGGCCTACCCGGCGGACTACAACTACGCCGATGAATATATGCGCTTTTCCGAGGCGGGGTTCGGCTTCCACCTTGCCGCGCAGCCGGGCTCGGATCACTGGAACAAGGTGCTCGACCAGTTCCTTGAACTGGATTTCACGTTTGTGCCGACGCTGGGCATCTACGACGCCAACCGCGACCTGATGCGCGCGCGCCGGGCAGACTGGCATGACGAATACACATGGCCCGGCCTGTGGGATTCCTTCCAGCCCGATCGCGGCGCCCATGGCGCGCACTGGTTCCGCTGGTCGACGGCGGACGAGATCCGCTGGAAGCAGAATTACCAGCTGTGGATGGCCTTCATCAACGCCTACAAGAATCGCGGCGGCCGCGTGGCTGCGGGCAGCGACAGCGGTTTCATCTTCCAGACTTATGGCTTCGGGTTCGTGCGTGAACTGGAAATGCTGCAGGAGGCGGGCTTCCATCCGCTCGAAGTGCTGCGCGCGGCGACCAGTCAGGGTGCCGACCTCATGGGGCTGGGCGACGAGATCGGCGTGATCGACGTGGGGCGTGTGGCCGACCTGCTGGTGCATGACGTCAATCCGCTGGCCGACTTCAAGCAGCTCTACGGCACTGGCGCGATGCGTCTGGATGACGAGAACGGCGGCGGCACCGTGTGGCAGCGCGCGCTGCGCTACACGATCCGCGAAGGGCTGGTCTACGACGTGGCCGAACTGCTGGCAGACGTGCGCGACATGGTGGCGCAGGAACGCGAAAGGCTGGCGGCGCAGTGATCGAGGGGCTCCCGCGCGCGCCGATCGGCTCCGATCCGATCGAGGTGGTGCTGGTGACGGGCTTCCTCGGCACCGGCAAGACCAGCCTGATCCGCGCGGCGCTGGAAAGCGTCGATACCGCGCGTACCGGGGTGATCGTCAACGAAGCGGGGGATACCGATTTCGACGGTATCCAGATCGCCGAGGCGACCGGCGGCATGTCGGCCATCCGCATGCTGGGCAACGGTTGCCTGTGCTGCGAGGCGCAAGACGATCTGGCCGAGGCGATCCGTGCGCTGGTAGCGCGCCATCTCGACCTGACCGGCCTGCCCAGCGA from Novosphingobium sp. 9 encodes:
- a CDS encoding TonB-dependent receptor, with protein sequence MTGKTMRRFGVALSLLLGTVSTAAMAQTATDTAPPADAAGGDIVVTAQKRAETVNTVPLAVTAVGPEQLKAANVTDVKGLTAVVPGLQIQTVGVDSFVGVAIRGISNRSYSPAANSAISTYVDGGYVDLPVGFSESLYDLARVEVLRGPQGTLYGRSATGGNINILTADPENKFDASADASYGSFNDVATHAMVNVPVTDTLSIRAAGMMHRSDGMFDTQGTTSRNYGAADSFGGRLTALWKPSSRFKWRLQLDQYDNKGTPGLSVLTGADAKPVNGLSPYKQPVYSDPEPYNKIISTAVRSRMDWDATDDLSISYVGTYQDIRAAYRWVTTGDADAPDNPGWQQASAYNSKATFHEIDASYSKGRFKNVMGGSFFYEKIKDPGSAAVYAAIDYVYYSPKGADITKRSWGVFDQASYEILDHLTLTGGVRYSKDYQAQGASLTYSCALSAYPVTNFSQVYNLTATTPGCYGASTGASGSGSWDKVTWKAGLDYQMTPTTLIYASAISGYKPGGVQPAAPDGVSKTYNPEDVVSYEAGVKTRLLDDKLTLRAAAFWVDYTNLQVFQVASTTSGVSLVTFNAAKARSRGVELETTWEISPVDHFSGFINYLDATYTQYTNGIDGRDSSVIPSLTGYQLPQAPHWQMRGQYSHDFLLGNGGKITPMAAVYFQTESFTEANNVSWYRVAPYTKTTLTLTWTDPTDKWQVSAFVDNLENNKVRTGDWASSGEVYSDFAPPRTWGLRASWHY
- a CDS encoding carboxylesterase/lipase family protein, whose protein sequence is MIRKLSLTLLAATTLCAGASVEAAPKAPTVKVQQGVLSGTVDQGITSFKGIPYAAPPVGPLRWRAPQAPAHWQGVRRADRFGFICTQPDIPGGPGLPQSEDCLTLNVWKPSAPAKGKRPVMLWIHGGGSFMGAGSDPLYDGSALAREGVVVVSINYRLGALGYFVHPALSGAAADVKADGGMLANYGLMDQLAAMRWVKRNIAAFGGDPANVTIFGESAGGCYVDMWMTSPVARGLFARAITESCPGFIESRTMAEGTQRGEALARALGVEGAGPEALARLRALPAADFVTRAAIKGTYPFIDGKIVPEDPFRAAQAGHAARVPWLIGSNSFDASYLPYFGVDISKPLAAYTPADQSRILAAYTPPGADDVAKHRAPMAFLSDMVMGASDRLFATQAAAVGAPTWIYSFRYEGSATKPDSLGVPHGGELPYVFGNAGQGIALVSAKDHAVSSEVRRVWTDFAKGRLPLAQSWSSARRTLVFGTDGTLSTPQDYHRARLDLATPFARDNAGRWDP
- a CDS encoding amidohydrolase family protein, with the protein product MTVSPAAPGDEYAQSLEARGMPALPAAPARDRGEGPFERLVLRGATVIDGTGAPPWGPVDIVVENGRITGLHAVGVPGRAINPERRPGAGTREIDCHGKFVTPGFVDAHAHIGWPAHAARGAQPRADYIYKLWLAHGVTTVREMGSINGLGWSLSEKARAASHEIAAPRLLVHAYFPAVNDMLKTIHSPQQAREWVQGIAARGADGIKFFGGAPSLMRSAIEEANALGLRTGCHHAQQAVGRANAMTTAKWGLTSAEHFYGLPEALFDDRLLQAYPADYNYADEYMRFSEAGFGFHLAAQPGSDHWNKVLDQFLELDFTFVPTLGIYDANRDLMRARRADWHDEYTWPGLWDSFQPDRGAHGAHWFRWSTADEIRWKQNYQLWMAFINAYKNRGGRVAAGSDSGFIFQTYGFGFVRELEMLQEAGFHPLEVLRAATSQGADLMGLGDEIGVIDVGRVADLLVHDVNPLADFKQLYGTGAMRLDDENGGGTVWQRALRYTIREGLVYDVAELLADVRDMVAQERERLAAQ